The proteins below are encoded in one region of Sporosarcina sp. FSL K6-1508:
- the zapA gene encoding cell division protein ZapA, whose product MWEVRSLADEQKTRIAVDIYGQTYKMVGTETSTHMRLVASMVDERMREISAHNPYLDSTKIAVLTAVNSVHDYLKLKTQVEQMEEELNKLKG is encoded by the coding sequence ATGTGGGAGGTAAGGTCATTGGCAGACGAACAGAAGACGCGCATAGCAGTTGACATATACGGACAGACCTATAAAATGGTCGGTACCGAAACAAGCACTCATATGCGGCTGGTCGCCTCGATGGTCGATGAAAGGATGAGGGAGATCAGTGCCCATAACCCTTATCTCGACAGTACAAAAATCGCTGTGCTTACCGCTGTTAATAGTGTACATGATTATCTTAAATTAAAAACACAAGTTGAACAAATGGAAGAAGAATTGAATAAGCTGAAGGGTTGA
- a CDS encoding CvpA family protein, which translates to MLDLLIIFLLFGGLVTGFRRGLIVQIIHMTGFIIALVVAYSYYKQLAEKFVLWIPYPGVTAGSKLSTTVDKLDLDETFYRLLAFVLIFLVVKFGLQLIASMFDFLKYLPVLGFVARFTGAVFGFIEFYILMFLVLYLLAMLPIDFIQDRISSSLLAKSMFEHTPLLSETVKKWWYIYTN; encoded by the coding sequence ATGCTTGATTTATTAATTATTTTCCTCCTTTTCGGGGGACTCGTAACAGGATTCAGACGAGGACTCATTGTTCAAATTATACATATGACAGGATTTATCATCGCACTCGTTGTTGCTTACTCGTACTACAAGCAACTTGCGGAAAAATTTGTTCTTTGGATTCCTTATCCAGGTGTTACTGCTGGTTCAAAATTATCCACAACGGTCGATAAGCTTGATCTTGACGAGACTTTTTATCGATTACTGGCATTTGTCTTAATTTTCCTCGTTGTCAAATTCGGCCTACAGTTAATAGCGTCAATGTTTGACTTTTTGAAGTATTTACCGGTTCTCGGTTTTGTTGCTCGTTTTACAGGAGCTGTGTTCGGATTCATAGAGTTCTATATCCTCATGTTTTTGGTACTCTATCTGCTTGCCATGCTGCCGATAGATTTTATCCAAGACAGAATAAGCAGTTCTTTGCTTGCCAAGTCGATGTTTGAACATACACCACTATTGTCTGAAACTGTGAAAAAATGGTGGTACATCTATACAAACTGA